Below is a genomic region from Actinomadura sp. NAK00032.
CGTGTGCTCGCCGACCGTCCGGCCGTGGTCGACCAGGACGACCCGGTCGGCGATCTCCTCCAGCTCGCTGAGGATGTGGCTGGACACCAGCACCGCGACGCCCTCCGCCGCCAGCGACCGCAGCAGGTCGCGCAGCTCGACGCGCGAGCGCGGGTCGAGGCCGGAGGCGGGCTCGTCCAGCAGCAGGACGCGCGGGCGGTGCACGAGGGCGCGCGCCATCCCGAGCCGCTGCTTCTGCCCGCGCGAGAGGGCGTGCACCGGCCGCCCGACATGGTCGTCCAGGTGGACGAGGGTGAGCAGCGCCGTGACCCGGCACTGCCGCTCCGCCTTCGGCAGCCCGTAGGCGTCGGCGAAGAACGCCAGGTACTCGTCGACCGTGAGCTGGTCGTACACGCCGAAGACGTCCGGCATCCAGCCGAGCGCGTCGCGCGCCTGCGCGGGGCCGGCCAGCGCGTCGTGCCCCGCGATCCGCACCGTGCCCGAGTCGGGTGCGAGGAGCGTCGCGAGGATCAGCAGCAGCGTCGTCTTGCCCGCGCCGTTGGCGCCGACGAGCGCCGTGACCTGCCCGTACGGGACGGTGATGTCGAGCCCGCGGAGCGCCTCCACCGACCCGAACCGCCGCGTGACCCCGTGCGCCTCGACTCCGAGGCCACCACCGGGGCCGCCGTCTTCCCCCACCCGCCACCTCCGCCGCCACCGGGCCGGTCCGATCTCGCTTGGACGCGGCCCGGAATCAGCGGGTTCCGGCGGCTTGCGGCGGGTCTACTCGACCGGGCCTACTCGACGGTGACGGACTTGGCGAGGTTGCGGGGCTGGTCGACGTCGTGTCCCTTTGCGGTGGCCAGCTCGCAGGCGAAGACCTGCAGCGGCACGGTCGTGACCAGCGGCTGCAGCAGCGTCGGGACGGCCGGGACGCGGATCAGCGTGTCCGCGTACGGCTCCACCGACTCGTCGCCCTCCTCGGCGATGACGATCGTCCGGGCGCCCCGGGCGCGGATCTCCTGGATGTTCGACACGATCTTGTCGTGCAGGACGTCCCGCGCGCGCGGCGGCACCACGACCACCACCGGCAGGTTCTCCTCGATCAGGGCGATCGGGCCGTGCTTCAGCTCGCCGGCGGCGAAGCCCTCGGCGTGCATGTAGGCGAGTTCCTTGAGCTTCAGCGCGCCCTCCAGCGCGACGGGGAAGCCGACGTGGCGGCCGAGGAACAGCACGCAGTGCTCGCCCGACAGCGACCGGGCCAGCTCGCGGACCGGCTCCATGGTCTCCAGGACCTTGTCGACCTTCTCCGGCATCCGCTCCAGGAGCTGCACCATGGCGAACACCTCGTCGCCCCACTTGGTGCCCCGCACCTGCGCGAGGTACAGCGCGATGAGGTACACGGCGACGAGCTGGGTGAGGAACGCCTTGGTGGACGCGACCGCGATCTCCGGCCCGGCGTGCGTGTAGAGGACGCCGTCGCACTCGCGCGGCAGCGTGGAGCCGTTGACGTTGCAGATGCCGAGCAGCTTGGCCTTCTGCTCGCGGGCGTGCCGGACGGCCATCAGCGCGTCCATCGTCTCGCCCGACTGGGAGATCGCGATGACCAGCGTCGTCGGCGACAGGATCGGGTCCCGGTAGCGGAACTCGCTGGCCAGCTCCACCTCGCAGGGCAGCCCGGCCCAGTGCTCGATGGCGTACTTGGCGATCAGGCCCGCGTGGTAGGACGTCCCGCACGCGACGATGATGATCTTGTCGACCTCGCGCAGCTCCCGGTCGGTGATGCGCATCTCGTCCAGGTGCAGCCGCCCGTCGGAGCCGATCCGGCCGAGCAGCGTGTCGGCGACGGCGCGCGGCTGCTCGGCGATCTCCTTGAGCATGAAGTAGTCATAGCCGCCTTTTTCCGCGGCCGACACGTCCCAGTCGACGTGGTAGTCCTTGGTCTCGGCGGGCCGGCCCTCGAAGTCGGTGACGGTGACGCCGTCGGCGCGCAGCTCGACGATCTGGTCCTGGCCCAGCTCGATCGCGTCGCGGGTGTGCGCGATGAACGCCGCGACGTCGCTGGCGAGGAAGTTCTCCCCGTCGCCGACGCCGACGACCAGCGGCGAGTTGCGGCGCGCCCCGACGACCAGGTCAGGGTTGCCGGTGTGCACGGCGACCAGCGTGAACGCGCCCTCCAGCCGGCTGCAGACGCGCCGCATGGCGTCGGCGAGGCCGCCGCCGGACTTCAGCTCGTCCTCCAGCAGGTGCGCGACGGCCTCGGTGTCGGTGTCGGACGCCAGGCCGTGCCCGCCCTCCTCCAGCTCGGCGCGCAGCGCGGCGAAGTTCTCGATGATCCCGTTGTGGATGACGGCGACCGAGCCGGTGCAGTCCACGTGCGGGTGGGCGTTCCGGTCGTTCGGCGGCCCGTGCGTCGCCCACCGGGTGTGCCCCATGCCCAGCGTCCCCGCGGGCGGCGGCTCCTCCTCCAGGGCGGCCCGGAGGTTCCCGAGCTTGCCCGCCCGCTTCGCCGTCGCCAGCTTCCCGTCGGCCAGCACGGCCACCCCGGCCGAGTCGTAGCCGCGGTACTCCAGCCGAGCCAGGCCCTCGACGACGACGTCGAGCGCCGGCCGGCCCCCTACGTACCCCACGATTCCGCACATGGCGGCAACTCTATTCGGTGTCCTGCCAGGGACCTACCCGCGGACGGCGCGGGCCGCTCCGCTAACGTGAACCGCCGGTGAAAACCCGGTGACCGGCTGACCGGCCCGGTTAATGTTCAGCCATGACGAGCGGATGGGACAGCGTGCCGAGCCCCTACGTGGAACTCTCCCGCGACGCCTGGCGCGGCCTGCGCGAGAGCACCCCGCTGCCGCTCACGCCCGGTGAGCTGGACGCCCTGCGCGGCCTGAAGGACCCGATCGACATCACCGAGGTCGAAGAGGTCTACCTGCCGCTGTCCCGGCTGCTCAACCTGTTCTTCCTCGGCGACTGGCGGCTGCGCGACACCGTCAGCGGGTTCCTCGGCGGCGAGGTGCCGCCGACCCCGTTCATCATCGGCGTGGCGGGCAGCGTCGCGGTCGGCAAGTCGACGACGTCCCGGCTGCTGCGCACGCTGCTGGCCCGCTGGCCGGAGCACCCGACCGTGGAGCTGGTGACGACCGACAGCTTCCTGCACCCGAACGCCGTGCTGTCCGAGCGCGGGATCATGGACCGCAAGGGGTTCCCCGAGTCCTACGACCGGCGGGCGCTCGTCCGGTTCGTCTCGGAGATCAAGGCGGGCGCGGCCGAGGTGACGATCCCGGTGTACTCGCACCTGGAGTACGACATCGTGCCGGACGCGCGGCAGACCGTCCGGCGGCCCGACATCCTGATCGTCGAGGGGCTGAACGTGCTGCAGCCGGCGCCGCCCGGCACCCTCGGCGTGTCCGACTTCTTCGATTTCTCCATCTATGTGGACGCGCGGGTCGAGGACATCCGGCAGTGGTACATCGACCGGCTGTTCGCGCTGCGCCGCACCGCCTTCACCGACCCGCGCTCCTACTTTCACAAGTACGCGCACGAACTGGACGAGGACGAGACCGCCGCGTTCGCGCAGCGCGTGTGGCGGGACGTCAACGAGATCAACCTCGTCTCCAACATCCTGCCGACACGCGCGCGCGCCACGCTCGTCCTGCACAAGGACCGCGACCACGCCGTCCAGCGCGTCCGCCTGCGCCGCATCTGAGCGGCCCCAGCCGACCGGCCGTTAGCGCCAGGGGCCGGTGACGGCGAACGTCGTGCCCGGCGTGTAGACGTTGACGAACATGGTCCGCCCGTCCGGGGAGAACGTGACCCCGGCGAACTCGCCCCATTCGGGCTCGTCCTCGGTGCCGATGTTCTGCCGGTTGCGGGCCATCGCGTAGACCTTCCGGCGGCGGGACACGCCGAACACGTGCTGCGCGCCGTTGCCGTCCTCGCACACCATCAGCCCGCCCTGCGGCGCCAGGCAGATGTTGTCGGGCGACTCGCCGGGCTTCCGCACGTCGGTGCCGGGCCCGAACACGATCACCAGGGTGAGCCGCCGGTGGCGCGGCTCGTACGACCACACCTGCCCGAAGTGGTCGGCGCGGGACCCGTCCGCCGTCTTGGCGAAGCTCGACACGAAGTAGACGCGGTCGCCGCCCCAGTAGCAGCCCTCCAGCTTCTGCGCGTGGGTGATGCCGCCGGACCCGAAGTCCTGGAAGCGGATCGGCGTCTCCTTCGCCGGCGGGTCGGGCACCTTCTTCCACTCGACGTGCTCGAACACGGTGCCGGGTTCCTGCACGACCGACAGGTCCGGGACGTCGGGGACGTGCAGCGCCTCAAGCCGTCCGCCGGCCCGCAGGCTGCCGAACCCGCCGCGCGCCTCCTTCGGCAGGAACCGGTAGAAGAGCCCGAACGGCTTCTCGAACGCGTCCTCGGTCTCGTAGACGGTGCCGTCGCGCGGGTCGACGGCGATCGCCTCGTGCTGGAAGCGCCCCATCGCGGTCAGCGGCTCGGGGACGGTCCGGCCCTGCCGGTACGGGTCGACCTCGAAGATGAACCCGTGGTCCTTGGTGTAGCCGTTGGTACCGGCCTTGTCCTCGGTCTCCTCGCAGGTCAGCCAGGTGTGCCACGGGGTCGGGCCGCCCGCGCAGTTGACGGCCGTCCCGGCGACGGCGACGCGCTCGGTGCGCACCCGCCCGCCGCCGTCGATCTCCAGCGCGGTGCAGCCGCCGAGGCCCTCGGGGTCGTAGGTGACGCCCTCGACCGGCGGCACCCGGTGCTCGGCGTCCGGCCGGTTCTCGTGGTTGCGGACGAGCCACGTCCGGCCGCGTCCGGGGAAGGCGGCCATGCCGTCGCAGTGGCTCGGCACCGCGCCCTCGCCCGAGCGCAGCGGCTCGCCCTCCCGCGACAGGACGGTGTACCGGAACCCGCGCGGCAGGTCGAGCAGGCCCTCCGGATCGGGCACGAGCGGCCCGTAGCCGTCGTGGCGGCCGGCGGGCGCGGCGGCGGCGCCCCCGGCGAACAACTGCTCCACGGCACCGGTGAAGGCGATCCCCGCCCCCACCGCGCCCGTCCCCGCCAGGAGCCGGCGGCGCGTGACTGACATGGGTGCACACTCCCTGATCTGGAACGATCGAAAACCCTCCAGGCCGTTGTAACACGCGTCACACCCGACGGATATGGCACACCTCGACAGGGCGTGTCAGGCGGCCGGACGGTGCGCGGACCCGCCGAACCGGGACGCGCGCCGCCGCGTCTGATGATCAAATGTCCGCCGAAGTCGTGAGACTGGAGCCATGACCGATACTCCCCGCATCGAGGACGCCGCCGAGAGCGACCTCCCCCGCCTGCTCGTCGAACCGCCGTGGACCCGCCGGACGCCTCGGAGCGCGGAGCCGGTCGTCCTCAAAGGGCTGAAGCGCCCCAAGACGCCGACCGCCGAGTCCTGGCCGCCCGGGCTGCGCGAGGAGTGGCTGAAGGCGGCGGACGGCTTCCAGAAGGCCTACGAGCCGCTCCCGGGCGACACCGACTGGGCGGCGGTGGCCGAGCACTACCGCAGCGGCGCCGCGCTGGAGGACCCGCGCGGCGGGACCCGGGGCCGCAGGTACTACCGGCTGGTCATGGACGGTCCCGCCGACCTCGCGGACGAACTCCTCGCCGACGAGCGCTACCACGGCGACTGGGCCGGCTGGGCGTACCGGGTCCCGCTCCGCCACTTCGCCGCCCGGCGCGGCCTCGCCGCCCACCGGCTGATCCTGCACGCCGCCAAGAAGCACGGCTCCTGCGTGGAGGCCCTCGTCCCGTTCGTGGACGACGCCACCGCGCAACTGGTGATCAACGAGCTCGGCGAGCGCGACGAGTCCGCGCGGCTCTGGTTCACCTGGCACGGCCCGGCCGCGGCCCCGTTCGTCGTCCCGGAGGCGCTGCGCAAGCCCGGCCCCAAGCGCACGAAGGCCGAGCAGGGCCTCGCGCTGATCGCGCGGGAGCACGGCGCCGGCCGCGTCCTGGAGGCGGCGCGGTCCTACGGCGAGGAGGCCGCCGCGGCGATCGCGGCGCTCGGCGTGGACCCGCTCGACCAGTACCCCGCCGACCTGCCGGAATGGGACGAGGAGCAGGTCCGCGAGCAGCTCCCGCGGCTGCTGCTGCGCGGCCGGGAGCGGGCGCTGCCGGTCGCGGCCGTCCGGCATTTCGTGACGATGCTGCTGATCTCCACGCCGAAGGACCCGTACCCGGGCTGCGAGCAGGTCATCGAGATCTGCGACCCCGGCTCCCTCGCCGAGTTCGCCTGGGCGCTCTACACGGCCGACCGCAGCGGCGGGGTGTGGGCCGCGCCCGGCGTCCAGTACGCGCTGCGGCGGCTCGGCGACGCCGGGACGGCCGCGCGGCTGGCCGCCCGGATGGCCCGCTGGGACAACTACTACACCTGGACGTTCAAGGGCTTCTCGGCGCTCGACGTGCTGATGGAGATCGACGCGCCCGACGACGACAAGCTCCGCCACCTCGACCGCATCTCCCGGCGCGGCGCCGACGCCAAGCACCTGGGTCCGCGGGCGCAGGGCCGGCTGAACGCCGCCGCCCGCGAGCGCGGGCTGGCGCCCGAGCAGCTCGCGGACCGGCTCGTCCCCGACCTCGGCCTGGACGCGGACGGCTCGCTGGTCCTGGACTACGGCCGGCGCCGGTTCCGCGTCGGGTTCGACGAGCAGCTCAAGCCGTTCGTGACCGACGAGGACGGCAAGCCGCGCAAGACGCTGCCGAAGCCGGGCGCCAAGGACGACGAGACGCTCGCCCCGGCCGCCCACGCGCGGTTCTCCGAGCTGAAGAAGGAGGCCCGCGCGACGGCCGCCGACCAGATCAGGCGGCTGGAGGCGGCGATGGTGGCCGGACGGTCCTGGTCGGCCGAGGAGTTCGGCTCCTTCCTCGCCGGGCATCCGCTGCTGCGGCACATCGTCCGGCGGCTGGTGTGGTCGGCGGACGAGGCCGCGTTCCGGGTCGCCGAGGACGGCACGCTCGCCGACGTCCACGACGACGCGTTCGGCCTGCCGGCGGACGCCCGCGTGACGCTCCCGCATCCCGTGCCGCTCGGGGAGAAGGCCGTCGCGGCGTGGGCGGAGGTCTTCGCCGACTACGAGATCCTGCAGCCGTTCCCGCAGCTCGGGCGTCCCGTCCACACCCTTGTGGACGACGAGCGCACCTCAAGCCGCCTGACCCGCTTCGAGGGCGGCACCGCCCATTTCGGCAGGTTCATCGACATGACGT
It encodes:
- the coaA gene encoding type I pantothenate kinase; translated protein: MTSGWDSVPSPYVELSRDAWRGLRESTPLPLTPGELDALRGLKDPIDITEVEEVYLPLSRLLNLFFLGDWRLRDTVSGFLGGEVPPTPFIIGVAGSVAVGKSTTSRLLRTLLARWPEHPTVELVTTDSFLHPNAVLSERGIMDRKGFPESYDRRALVRFVSEIKAGAAEVTIPVYSHLEYDIVPDARQTVRRPDILIVEGLNVLQPAPPGTLGVSDFFDFSIYVDARVEDIRQWYIDRLFALRRTAFTDPRSYFHKYAHELDEDETAAFAQRVWRDVNEINLVSNILPTRARATLVLHKDRDHAVQRVRLRRI
- a CDS encoding ABC transporter ATP-binding protein, producing the protein MGEDGGPGGGLGVEAHGVTRRFGSVEALRGLDITVPYGQVTALVGANGAGKTTLLLILATLLAPDSGTVRIAGHDALAGPAQARDALGWMPDVFGVYDQLTVDEYLAFFADAYGLPKAERQCRVTALLTLVHLDDHVGRPVHALSRGQKQRLGMARALVHRPRVLLLDEPASGLDPRSRVELRDLLRSLAAEGVAVLVSSHILSELEEIADRVVLVDHGRTVGEHTMAELAGTSSSRVRWRVRSLHRGRLVAALDDPPEGLPALQPAELPGGAEVGPLTEAEAAALLAGLVGAGVPVSGLAPAGSALESAYLAMTETRR
- a CDS encoding alkaline phosphatase PhoX; this encodes MSVTRRRLLAGTGAVGAGIAFTGAVEQLFAGGAAAAPAGRHDGYGPLVPDPEGLLDLPRGFRYTVLSREGEPLRSGEGAVPSHCDGMAAFPGRGRTWLVRNHENRPDAEHRVPPVEGVTYDPEGLGGCTALEIDGGGRVRTERVAVAGTAVNCAGGPTPWHTWLTCEETEDKAGTNGYTKDHGFIFEVDPYRQGRTVPEPLTAMGRFQHEAIAVDPRDGTVYETEDAFEKPFGLFYRFLPKEARGGFGSLRAGGRLEALHVPDVPDLSVVQEPGTVFEHVEWKKVPDPPAKETPIRFQDFGSGGITHAQKLEGCYWGGDRVYFVSSFAKTADGSRADHFGQVWSYEPRHRRLTLVIVFGPGTDVRKPGESPDNICLAPQGGLMVCEDGNGAQHVFGVSRRRKVYAMARNRQNIGTEDEPEWGEFAGVTFSPDGRTMFVNVYTPGTTFAVTGPWR
- the glmS gene encoding glutamine--fructose-6-phosphate transaminase (isomerizing); protein product: MCGIVGYVGGRPALDVVVEGLARLEYRGYDSAGVAVLADGKLATAKRAGKLGNLRAALEEEPPPAGTLGMGHTRWATHGPPNDRNAHPHVDCTGSVAVIHNGIIENFAALRAELEEGGHGLASDTDTEAVAHLLEDELKSGGGLADAMRRVCSRLEGAFTLVAVHTGNPDLVVGARRNSPLVVGVGDGENFLASDVAAFIAHTRDAIELGQDQIVELRADGVTVTDFEGRPAETKDYHVDWDVSAAEKGGYDYFMLKEIAEQPRAVADTLLGRIGSDGRLHLDEMRITDRELREVDKIIIVACGTSYHAGLIAKYAIEHWAGLPCEVELASEFRYRDPILSPTTLVIAISQSGETMDALMAVRHAREQKAKLLGICNVNGSTLPRECDGVLYTHAGPEIAVASTKAFLTQLVAVYLIALYLAQVRGTKWGDEVFAMVQLLERMPEKVDKVLETMEPVRELARSLSGEHCVLFLGRHVGFPVALEGALKLKELAYMHAEGFAAGELKHGPIALIEENLPVVVVVPPRARDVLHDKIVSNIQEIRARGARTIVIAEEGDESVEPYADTLIRVPAVPTLLQPLVTTVPLQVFACELATAKGHDVDQPRNLAKSVTVE
- a CDS encoding DUF4132 domain-containing protein, which encodes MTDTPRIEDAAESDLPRLLVEPPWTRRTPRSAEPVVLKGLKRPKTPTAESWPPGLREEWLKAADGFQKAYEPLPGDTDWAAVAEHYRSGAALEDPRGGTRGRRYYRLVMDGPADLADELLADERYHGDWAGWAYRVPLRHFAARRGLAAHRLILHAAKKHGSCVEALVPFVDDATAQLVINELGERDESARLWFTWHGPAAAPFVVPEALRKPGPKRTKAEQGLALIAREHGAGRVLEAARSYGEEAAAAIAALGVDPLDQYPADLPEWDEEQVREQLPRLLLRGRERALPVAAVRHFVTMLLISTPKDPYPGCEQVIEICDPGSLAEFAWALYTADRSGGVWAAPGVQYALRRLGDAGTAARLAARMARWDNYYTWTFKGFSALDVLMEIDAPDDDKLRHLDRISRRGADAKHLGPRAQGRLNAAARERGLAPEQLADRLVPDLGLDADGSLVLDYGRRRFRVGFDEQLKPFVTDEDGKPRKTLPKPGAKDDETLAPAAHARFSELKKEARATAADQIRRLEAAMVAGRSWSAEEFGSFLAGHPLLRHIVRRLVWSADEAAFRVAEDGTLADVHDDAFGLPADARVTLPHPVPLGEKAVAAWAEVFADYEILQPFPQLGRPVHTLVDDERTSSRLTRFEGGTAHFGRFIDMTSRGWKLGEKETGGFRRQVNLMTPEGPHVMVAFEPGIRVIAPEEYAEQTIERVMLMTGPYSGKQLPFGDLDPVTVSEALAELTRLTG